A region of Plantactinospora sp. BC1 DNA encodes the following proteins:
- a CDS encoding FAD-dependent oxidoreductase: MVDRTAVVVGAGIGGLCAALALRRQGWQVTILERAPEFGAVGAGITLMSNALTGLAALGVDEQIRAAGRVEASGGSRTADGRWLSRIEAADLVDQLGTESLGIHRATLHEILRAALPAGTSLLTGAEVVEVVAGPPAEVTYLSGGVRTTLRAELLIGADGLRSVVRRRLWPDVPPPVYVGTTAWRGVTDEPWTGELLVAITWAPGAEFGMVPLGDGRVYWFGAVNAPEKWPVADEFGTVRERFGAWHAPIPELMDATSPQGVLRNDLYHLGTPLGSYVTGAVALLGDAAHAMTPNLGQGAAQAIEDAVVLGLSLPGGTEVPAGLARYDAERRPRSQQVARASYLIGRFGQQLRNPLAVGLRNVMMRLTPPRVALRSMARYADWRPPTETPS, from the coding sequence ATGGTGGATCGCACGGCAGTGGTGGTCGGCGCGGGGATCGGCGGGCTCTGCGCCGCGCTGGCGCTGCGCCGGCAGGGCTGGCAGGTGACCATCCTGGAGCGGGCGCCCGAGTTCGGGGCGGTCGGCGCCGGCATCACCCTGATGTCCAACGCGCTGACCGGGCTGGCGGCGCTCGGCGTCGACGAGCAGATCCGGGCGGCCGGTCGGGTGGAGGCGTCGGGCGGCAGCCGTACCGCCGACGGCCGGTGGCTGTCCCGGATCGAGGCCGCCGACCTGGTCGACCAGCTCGGCACCGAGTCGCTGGGCATCCACCGGGCGACGCTGCACGAGATCCTCCGCGCCGCGCTGCCGGCGGGCACGTCCCTGCTCACCGGTGCCGAGGTGGTCGAGGTGGTCGCCGGACCGCCGGCCGAGGTCACGTACCTCTCCGGGGGCGTCCGCACGACACTCCGGGCCGAGCTGCTGATCGGCGCGGACGGGCTGCGCAGCGTCGTACGCCGACGGTTGTGGCCGGACGTGCCGCCGCCGGTCTACGTCGGCACCACCGCCTGGCGGGGCGTGACGGACGAGCCCTGGACCGGCGAACTGCTGGTGGCGATCACCTGGGCGCCGGGCGCCGAGTTCGGGATGGTGCCGCTCGGCGACGGCCGGGTCTACTGGTTCGGCGCGGTGAACGCCCCGGAGAAGTGGCCCGTCGCCGACGAGTTCGGGACGGTCCGGGAGCGCTTCGGGGCGTGGCACGCGCCCATCCCGGAGCTGATGGACGCGACCAGCCCGCAGGGGGTGCTCCGCAACGACCTCTACCATCTCGGCACCCCGCTGGGCAGCTACGTGACGGGGGCCGTCGCGCTGCTCGGCGATGCCGCGCACGCGATGACGCCGAACCTGGGCCAGGGTGCCGCCCAGGCGATCGAGGACGCGGTGGTGCTCGGGTTGAGCCTGCCCGGCGGGACCGAGGTGCCGGCCGGGCTGGCCCGGTACGACGCCGAGCGCCGCCCCCGCAGCCAGCAGGTGGCCCGAGCGTCGTACCTGATCGGGCGGTTCGGTCAGCAGCTGCGCAATCCGCTGGCGGTGGGACTACGCAACGTGATGATGCGGCTGACCCCGCCCCGGGTGGCGCTCCGCTCGATGGCCCGGTACGCCGACTGGCGACCCCCGACCGAGACCCCCTCTTGA
- a CDS encoding ATP-dependent DNA ligase, whose protein sequence is MELPINPPVEPMLAKSVPKIPTGPGMSYEPKWDGFRCIVFRDGDEVELASRGGKTMTRYFPEVVAQARAQLPTRCAVDGELIVIRRDGPDGGPRLDFDLLSQRIHPAASRVNMLAETTPADLVAFDLLAIGDELLIDQPYERRRTRLVEALRGVVPPVHVTQTTTDPETAARWFEIFEGAGLDGLVAKPADIPYEPGKRLMFKVKHTRTADVVVAGFRWHKSGPVVGSLLLGLHDEAGTLHHVGVSASFSAARRAELLDELAPYREGVKEHPWVHGDHTSGQRIPGGPSRWSGTKSLEWEPLRPELVAEVGYDAMEGDRFRHTAQFVRWRPDREPASCGYDQLDRPIRFDVDQVLRGDPLAPGA, encoded by the coding sequence GTGGAGCTGCCGATCAACCCGCCGGTCGAGCCGATGCTGGCCAAGAGCGTTCCGAAGATCCCCACCGGTCCGGGGATGAGCTACGAGCCGAAGTGGGACGGCTTCCGGTGCATCGTCTTCCGGGACGGTGACGAGGTCGAGCTGGCCAGCCGGGGCGGCAAGACGATGACCCGCTACTTCCCGGAGGTCGTCGCGCAGGCCCGGGCGCAGCTACCGACCCGCTGCGCGGTCGACGGCGAGCTGATCGTGATCCGCCGGGACGGCCCGGACGGCGGGCCCCGGCTCGACTTCGACCTGCTCAGCCAGCGCATCCACCCGGCCGCGTCCCGGGTCAACATGCTGGCCGAGACCACTCCGGCCGACCTGGTCGCCTTCGACCTGCTCGCCATCGGCGACGAGCTGCTGATCGACCAGCCCTACGAGCGGCGCCGGACCCGCCTCGTCGAGGCACTGCGCGGGGTCGTACCCCCGGTGCACGTCACCCAGACCACCACCGACCCGGAGACGGCGGCCCGGTGGTTCGAGATCTTCGAGGGCGCCGGGCTGGACGGGCTGGTCGCCAAGCCCGCCGACATCCCCTACGAGCCCGGCAAGCGGCTGATGTTCAAGGTCAAGCACACCCGGACCGCCGACGTGGTGGTCGCCGGGTTCCGCTGGCACAAGTCCGGCCCGGTGGTCGGTTCGCTGCTGCTCGGCCTGCACGACGAGGCGGGCACGCTGCACCACGTCGGCGTCTCGGCGTCGTTCAGCGCCGCCCGCCGGGCCGAGCTGCTCGACGAGCTGGCCCCCTACCGCGAGGGCGTCAAGGAGCACCCGTGGGTGCACGGCGACCACACCAGCGGGCAGCGTATCCCGGGTGGGCCGAGCCGGTGGTCCGGCACCAAGAGCCTGGAGTGGGAGCCGCTCCGCCCGGAACTGGTGGCCGAGGTCGGCTACGACGCGATGGAGGGCGACAGGTTCCGGCACACCGCGCAGTTCGTCCGCTGGCGGCCCGACCGGGAGCCGGCCTCCTGCGGGTACGACCAACTCGACCGCCCGATCCGGTTCGACGTCGACCAGGTGCTCCGCGGCGACCCGCTCGCCCCCGGCGCGTAG
- a CDS encoding alpha/beta hydrolase, translating to MARSHLRRLPLAALLAVVMLVAGCTIPIFRPDDGSERGGPAASSNGAGAADWKPCPEVPRKLVGRGAANMRYDCATIPVPADWSAAGGAGAGGDKLEISLLRIRSAKQQDRIGSLLVNPGGPGGSGIDSAVYLSFGASFGGLPDEVTRRFDIIGFDPRGVGRSSPVKCVSDTDLDSTFGFEPDPASQAEFDELVALNRRIGDTCGGKYGERLRLYSTEQAAHDMDAIRTAVGDEKLSYLGYSYGTLLGATYAQLFPRNVRALVLDGAVDPKQDMVAGSESQAKGFERAFTNFTNWCRENPGRCPIASDARGAVTDAMEKARVSPVRGEGGREATAGWIFYAVISSLYTESGWQKLAAAIDSLADGDPKEVFELADSYAERAEDGSYTNLFDANLSVNCADEERKVGVDRIRSLQSEWRRKYPLFGAPLAVGMLSCEFWPGQRDPYPTGPATGAPPIVVVGTTGDPATPYEQTPKLAEMLDVGVVLTWQGEGHTAYPQTRCINDAVDDYLIDLKPPSAGTTCPAR from the coding sequence TTGGCCCGCTCGCACCTTCGCCGACTGCCCCTGGCCGCTCTCCTGGCCGTCGTGATGCTCGTCGCCGGCTGCACCATCCCGATCTTCCGGCCCGACGACGGCAGCGAGCGCGGTGGCCCGGCGGCCTCGTCGAACGGCGCGGGCGCCGCCGACTGGAAGCCCTGTCCGGAGGTACCCCGCAAGCTCGTCGGCCGGGGCGCGGCCAACATGCGGTACGACTGCGCGACCATTCCGGTACCCGCGGACTGGAGCGCGGCCGGCGGTGCCGGTGCGGGCGGCGACAAGCTGGAGATCTCGCTGCTGCGGATCCGGTCGGCGAAGCAGCAGGACCGGATCGGCTCGCTGCTGGTCAACCCGGGCGGGCCCGGCGGCTCCGGCATCGACTCGGCGGTCTACCTGTCGTTCGGGGCCAGCTTCGGCGGGCTGCCCGACGAGGTGACCCGGCGGTTCGACATCATCGGCTTCGACCCCCGGGGCGTGGGCCGCTCCTCCCCGGTCAAGTGCGTCTCCGACACCGACCTGGACAGCACCTTCGGCTTCGAGCCGGATCCGGCGAGCCAGGCGGAGTTCGACGAACTGGTGGCGCTGAACCGGAGGATCGGTGACACCTGCGGCGGCAAGTACGGCGAGCGGCTGCGGCTCTACTCCACCGAGCAGGCCGCGCACGACATGGACGCGATCCGGACCGCCGTCGGCGACGAGAAGCTGAGTTACCTCGGATACTCCTACGGCACCCTGCTCGGCGCGACGTACGCCCAGCTCTTTCCGCGCAACGTCCGGGCGCTGGTGCTCGACGGCGCGGTCGACCCGAAGCAGGACATGGTGGCCGGCTCGGAGAGCCAGGCCAAGGGCTTCGAGCGGGCCTTCACCAACTTCACCAACTGGTGCCGGGAGAACCCGGGCCGGTGTCCGATCGCCTCGGACGCCCGGGGTGCGGTGACGGACGCGATGGAGAAGGCCCGGGTCTCCCCGGTACGCGGCGAGGGCGGCCGGGAGGCGACCGCCGGCTGGATCTTCTACGCGGTGATCTCCTCGCTCTACACCGAGTCCGGCTGGCAGAAGCTCGCCGCCGCGATCGACTCGCTCGCCGACGGGGACCCGAAGGAGGTCTTCGAACTCGCCGACTCGTACGCCGAGCGGGCCGAGGACGGCAGCTACACCAACCTCTTCGACGCCAACCTCTCGGTGAACTGCGCCGACGAGGAGCGCAAGGTCGGCGTCGACCGGATCCGGTCGTTGCAGTCGGAGTGGCGCCGGAAGTACCCGCTCTTCGGCGCCCCGCTCGCGGTGGGCATGCTGAGCTGCGAATTCTGGCCCGGCCAGCGCGACCCGTACCCGACCGGCCCGGCGACCGGCGCCCCGCCGATCGTCGTCGTCGGCACCACCGGCGACCCGGCCACGCCCTACGAGCAGACGCCGAAGCTGGCCGAGATGCTCGACGTCGGCGTGGTGCTGACCTGGCAGGGCGAGGGGCACACGGCCTATCCGCAGACCCGCTGCATCAACGACGCCGTCGACGACTACCTGATCGACCTCAAGCCGCCGAGCGCCGGCACCACCTGCCCGGCCCGGTGA
- a CDS encoding GNAT family N-acetyltransferase — translation MSELIFRIARRDDVPAIVAMLLDDEVTASRQPAEPIGEEVDAAYWAGFEAVDADPRNELIVAELDGEPVGTMQLTFIPGLSRRGAQRMQIEAVRVRTDLRGKGVGRRMMHWAVDQARERGCRLVQLTTDKRRTEAHRFYASLGFEASHEGMKLAL, via the coding sequence ATGAGTGAGCTGATCTTCCGGATCGCCCGCCGGGACGACGTACCGGCGATCGTCGCGATGCTGCTGGACGACGAGGTGACCGCGAGCCGGCAACCGGCGGAGCCGATCGGCGAGGAGGTCGACGCCGCCTACTGGGCCGGCTTCGAGGCGGTCGACGCGGACCCGCGCAACGAGCTGATCGTCGCCGAACTCGACGGCGAACCGGTCGGCACGATGCAGCTCACCTTCATCCCCGGGCTGAGCCGGCGCGGCGCCCAACGGATGCAGATCGAGGCGGTCCGGGTTCGCACCGATCTGCGGGGCAAGGGAGTCGGCCGCCGGATGATGCACTGGGCGGTGGACCAGGCCCGGGAACGCGGCTGCCGGCTGGTCCAGTTGACCACCGACAAGCGGCGTACCGAGGCGCACCGCTTCTATGCCTCACTGGGCTTCGAGGCCAGTCACGAGGGCATGAAACTGGCACTCTGA
- a CDS encoding alpha/beta hydrolase, which produces MVTPATLVLALVATPVVAQAASPFDRYLDQELSWGACLFTPPEQARPMECALVTVPRDWADPDAGVDLSVSISRTKATGERLGAILLNPGGPGGQGSSLAGALAALQPAVNERYDFIGMDPRGTGHEGGTAPEQLGLVCEIPTGRLSTRTDLDARDRSPESIAEHQKAPRAIAEACQSKALTPFITTWQTAYDMELIRQLLGDSTLNYLGYSYGTWLGAKYASLFPASAGKMVLDSSVNWQGRLQAAFEAFPMIGQRQLDDVYLPWTARQFPEIVGETPAEAARTWEAAREYAKTLGISGDNYDALFVGMGGQLQWLLATLVFTVAAQEMNGETPETGLSEALRTELDALARTEYGVPLAELTVRRIATEVPEDYVTFPGTRVSVACGDQPTRSATWYRKLSDRQGPRYPLFGWAYGLSEPCAFWSDAPRQTLPNLPASVASKILVVQAEFDPQTGYEQARAAVRAAPGVSMVSIDDATFHGQYALDGNPCVDGMVNVFLLRNSRPSDATCPGVPLPGESEVYPVAGPVKRDNRKLDSSARLSAESLPELREQVRDRIARVNSERPVR; this is translated from the coding sequence GGCCCGCCCGATGGAATGTGCCCTGGTCACCGTCCCCCGCGACTGGGCGGACCCCGATGCCGGCGTCGACCTGTCGGTCTCGATCAGCCGGACGAAGGCGACCGGTGAGCGCCTGGGTGCCATCCTGCTCAACCCGGGCGGCCCCGGGGGCCAGGGCAGCTCCCTGGCCGGCGCCCTGGCCGCGCTCCAACCGGCCGTGAACGAGCGGTACGACTTCATCGGCATGGACCCGCGTGGCACCGGCCACGAGGGTGGCACCGCCCCTGAGCAGCTCGGACTGGTCTGCGAGATCCCGACCGGCCGGCTCTCGACCCGGACCGACCTGGACGCCCGGGACCGGTCGCCGGAGAGCATCGCCGAACACCAGAAGGCGCCCCGGGCCATCGCCGAGGCCTGCCAGAGCAAGGCGCTGACGCCGTTCATCACCACCTGGCAGACCGCGTACGACATGGAGCTCATCCGGCAACTGCTGGGCGACTCCACTCTCAACTACCTCGGCTACTCCTACGGCACCTGGCTGGGTGCGAAGTACGCCTCGCTCTTCCCGGCCAGCGCCGGCAAGATGGTGCTCGACTCCAGCGTCAACTGGCAGGGCCGGCTCCAGGCGGCCTTCGAGGCGTTCCCGATGATCGGGCAGCGGCAGCTCGACGACGTCTACCTGCCCTGGACGGCGCGGCAGTTCCCCGAGATCGTCGGTGAGACTCCGGCCGAGGCGGCCCGGACCTGGGAGGCTGCCCGGGAGTACGCCAAGACGCTCGGCATCTCCGGTGACAACTACGACGCCCTCTTCGTCGGCATGGGCGGCCAGCTGCAATGGCTCCTCGCCACCCTGGTCTTCACGGTCGCGGCGCAGGAGATGAACGGCGAGACCCCCGAGACCGGGCTGTCGGAGGCGCTGCGTACCGAGCTGGACGCGCTGGCCCGGACGGAGTACGGCGTGCCGCTGGCCGAGCTGACGGTACGGCGGATCGCGACCGAGGTCCCCGAGGACTACGTGACGTTCCCCGGTACCCGGGTTTCCGTCGCCTGCGGCGACCAGCCCACCCGCTCCGCCACCTGGTACCGGAAGCTCAGCGACCGGCAGGGTCCCCGCTACCCGCTCTTCGGCTGGGCGTACGGGCTCTCCGAACCGTGCGCCTTCTGGTCGGACGCGCCCCGGCAGACCCTGCCGAACCTCCCCGCGTCGGTCGCCTCGAAGATTCTGGTCGTGCAGGCCGAGTTCGACCCGCAGACCGGCTACGAGCAGGCGCGGGCGGCGGTCCGGGCGGCTCCCGGGGTCAGCATGGTCTCGATCGACGACGCCACCTTCCACGGGCAGTACGCGCTCGACGGCAACCCGTGCGTCGACGGGATGGTCAACGTCTTCCTGCTGCGCAACTCGCGCCCGTCCGACGCGACCTGCCCGGGAGTGCCGCTGCCGGGTGAGAGCGAGGTCTATCCGGTCGCCGGCCCGGTGAAGCGGGACAACCGCAAGCTCGACTCGTCGGCGCGGCTGTCGGCCGAGAGCCTGCCCGAGCTGCGCGAGCAGGTACGGGACCGGATCGCTCGGGTGAACTCGGAGCGTCCCGTCCGCTGA